In a single window of the Necator americanus strain Aroian chromosome X, whole genome shotgun sequence genome:
- a CDS encoding hypothetical protein (NECATOR_CHRX.G22008.T1) yields MQPSVCLMVVIAFICVVDGGLLIRMCGKRLSMIMEKMCTRAGEVSACYAGLSDYDDHTMDGQVAGIAEKCCTDRCAYDQLHKYCCSKEEADSYYEIVRGRTDGVQHEDNQQ; encoded by the exons ATGCAGCCGTCTGTATGTTTGATGGTCGTAATTGCGTTCATTTGCGTAGTGGATGGAGGACTTCTGATTCGAATGTGTGGCAAACGCCTGTCTATGATCATGGAGAAGATGTGCACCCGTGCGGGAGAGGTTTCAGCATGTTATGCTGGCTTATCTGACTACGATG acCACACAATGGACGGACAAGTGGCAGGAATTGCCGAAAAGTGTTGTACCGACCGCTGCGCCTACGACCAACTGCATAAATACTGCTGCAGTAAAGAAGAAGCAGACAGTTATTACGAGATAGTTCGGGGTAGAACTGATGGAGTGCAACATGAGGACAACCAGCAATAG
- a CDS encoding hypothetical protein (NECATOR_CHRX.G22008.T2) produces the protein MCGKRLSMIMEKMCTRAGEVSACYAGLSDYDDHTMDGQVAGIAEKCCTDRCAYDQLHKYCCSKEEADSYYEIVRGRTDGVQHEDNQQ, from the exons ATGTGTGGCAAACGCCTGTCTATGATCATGGAGAAGATGTGCACCCGTGCGGGAGAGGTTTCAGCATGTTATGCTGGCTTATCTGACTACGATG acCACACAATGGACGGACAAGTGGCAGGAATTGCCGAAAAGTGTTGTACCGACCGCTGCGCCTACGACCAACTGCATAAATACTGCTGCAGTAAAGAAGAAGCAGACAGTTATTACGAGATAGTTCGGGGTAGAACTGATGGAGTGCAACATGAGGACAACCAGCAATAG
- a CDS encoding hypothetical protein (NECATOR_CHRX.G22009.T1): protein MLARSIVFTLLFTILIVDAALPRLRPAKKAMRNSLVRFGKRGDVSDNVFLGESFGPGETDGLYFEREQPKIPVQYSYY from the exons ATGCTCGCCCGCTCCATCGTCTTCACCCTTTTATTCACCATTCTTATCGTGGACGCTGCTCTTCCAAg GCTGCGACCTGCGAAGAAGGCTATGCGAAACTCGTTGGTACGCTTCGGAAAACGAGGTGACGTGTCTGACAACGTTTTCTTAG GTGAGTCGTTCGGGCCAGGTGAAACAGATGGTCTCTACTTCGAACGGGAGCAACCGAAAATCCCTGTGCAATACTCGTACTACTGA